A window of Corallococcus macrosporus DSM 14697 contains these coding sequences:
- a CDS encoding ArsA family ATPase translates to MSAGDLRRLLDDKRIIVLCGAGGVGKTTTAAALGVAAARAGRRVLVLTIDPARRLAETMGLQESGPEPTAIPPERLFADGPQGPGQLDVWMLDPRAIFERMVHRLAPSPDAARAIVEHRLYRFLSELVAGVQEYAAAEALDDFLAEGRYELILLDTPPSRHALDFLDAPGRLARFLDERIVSLFTPERRTRGGRLWQGAQVVVDRVLAGIFGARFTQEMRGFIGAFGGLFSGMRLHTERLRHRLASPDAAFLLVTSPEPASLREATWFRETLARRGLPFAGYVLNRSWAHDDVLAAPEALLEHTGGDRHAEHAVAALSRLAALEQERANAHRALLHRLAQHLPTGTLAVAVPDAGAELEEFSGLVRLGDALAAG, encoded by the coding sequence GTGAGCGCGGGCGACCTGCGGCGGCTGCTCGACGACAAGCGAATCATCGTCCTGTGTGGCGCGGGCGGCGTGGGCAAGACGACGACGGCGGCGGCCCTGGGCGTGGCCGCCGCGCGCGCGGGGCGCCGGGTGCTGGTGCTCACCATCGACCCGGCGCGCAGGCTCGCGGAGACCATGGGCCTCCAGGAGAGTGGCCCCGAGCCCACCGCCATTCCCCCCGAGCGCCTCTTCGCAGACGGCCCCCAGGGCCCCGGCCAGCTCGACGTGTGGATGCTGGACCCACGCGCCATCTTCGAGCGGATGGTGCACCGGCTCGCGCCCTCGCCCGACGCGGCGCGCGCCATCGTCGAGCACCGCCTCTACCGCTTCCTCTCCGAGCTGGTGGCGGGCGTGCAGGAGTACGCCGCCGCGGAGGCCCTGGACGACTTCCTCGCGGAGGGCCGCTACGAGCTCATCCTGCTGGACACGCCCCCCAGCCGGCACGCGCTGGACTTCCTGGACGCGCCCGGCCGGCTGGCGCGCTTCCTGGATGAGCGCATCGTGTCGCTGTTCACCCCGGAGCGGCGCACGCGCGGCGGGCGGCTGTGGCAGGGCGCGCAGGTGGTGGTGGACCGCGTCCTCGCGGGCATCTTCGGCGCCCGCTTCACCCAGGAGATGCGCGGCTTCATCGGCGCCTTCGGTGGCCTCTTCTCCGGCATGCGGCTGCACACGGAGCGGCTGCGTCACCGGCTGGCCTCACCCGACGCGGCCTTCCTGCTGGTGACCTCTCCCGAGCCCGCCTCCCTGCGCGAGGCCACCTGGTTTCGCGAGACGCTGGCCCGGCGCGGCCTGCCCTTCGCCGGCTACGTGCTGAACCGGAGCTGGGCCCATGACGACGTGCTCGCGGCCCCGGAGGCCCTGCTGGAGCACACGGGGGGAGACCGCCACGCGGAGCACGCCGTGGCGGCCCTGTCCCGCCTGGCCGCCCTGGAGCAGGAGCGCGCCAACGCCCACCGCGCCCTGCTCCACCGCCTCGCCCAGCACCTCCCCACCGGGACGCTCGCGGTGGCCGTGCCGGACGCGGGCGCGGAGCTGGAGGAGTTCAGCGGCCTGGTGCGCCTGGGAGACGCGCTGGCCGCGGGCTGA
- a CDS encoding CBS domain-containing protein codes for MAHRSTDNGRDETHGARRTLPSEPTAHREADVAPPGSRERAESDLTGWNPARDEAASTRQGRYHRAATMRMAQPRTQVDDGPRQDGYGAPPEGSGPYGLDDRDSHYATGWGPRHDTGEQDVELSRQRADYRPWDRSGYGGDEPPRTVAPQAESRDARARASHGEERHGDARPRYRMERSPSDAASLHAHRSAGPGRDEASTPYRRDTRAEDRGRRGRWQHEPLTAREVMTRNVRTARPESPLREVAQIMKDESCGAVPIVDERGRLVGIVTDRDLVVRAFTGGRSPDQLRVSDVMTDDVEAVTQDDTLHDVIGLMGRRQLRRIPVVERDDCIVGIISLGDIALRADHDEALQQALERISSKRSFWSRLG; via the coding sequence ATGGCCCACAGAAGCACGGACAACGGCAGGGACGAAACCCACGGCGCGCGGCGCACGCTCCCCTCCGAGCCCACCGCCCACCGCGAGGCGGACGTGGCGCCACCCGGCTCGCGCGAGCGCGCCGAGTCCGACCTCACGGGCTGGAACCCCGCCCGCGACGAGGCAGCCTCCACCCGGCAGGGCCGCTACCACCGCGCGGCCACCATGCGCATGGCCCAGCCGCGCACCCAGGTGGACGACGGACCTCGGCAGGACGGGTACGGCGCGCCTCCGGAGGGCAGCGGCCCCTACGGCCTGGATGACCGGGACAGCCACTACGCCACCGGGTGGGGGCCCCGGCACGACACCGGTGAACAGGACGTCGAGCTGTCCCGCCAACGCGCCGACTACCGCCCCTGGGACCGCTCCGGCTACGGCGGCGACGAGCCGCCGCGCACCGTGGCGCCTCAAGCGGAGTCCCGCGACGCGCGCGCCCGCGCCTCGCACGGGGAGGAGCGCCATGGCGACGCGCGCCCGCGCTACCGGATGGAGCGGAGCCCGTCCGACGCCGCGTCCCTCCACGCCCACCGGAGCGCCGGCCCGGGCCGCGACGAGGCGAGCACGCCGTACCGCCGGGACACGCGCGCGGAGGACCGCGGCCGCCGCGGACGCTGGCAGCACGAGCCGCTCACCGCCCGCGAGGTGATGACGCGCAACGTGCGCACGGCGCGCCCGGAGAGCCCCCTGCGGGAGGTGGCGCAAATCATGAAGGACGAGTCCTGCGGCGCCGTCCCCATCGTCGACGAGCGGGGCCGGCTGGTGGGCATCGTCACCGACCGCGACCTGGTGGTCCGCGCCTTCACCGGGGGCCGCTCGCCCGACCAGCTCCGCGTGTCCGACGTGATGACGGACGACGTGGAGGCCGTCACGCAGGACGACACGCTCCATGACGTCATCGGGTTGATGGGGCGCCGCCAGCTCCGCCGCATCCCCGTGGTGGAGCGCGACGACTGCATCGTCGGCATCATCTCGCTGGGCGACATCGCGCTGCGCGCCGACCACGACGAGGCGCTGCAGCAGGCCCTGGAGCGCATCTCCTCGAAGCGCTCCTTCTGGAGCCGGCTCGGCTGA
- a CDS encoding ubiquinol-cytochrome c reductase iron-sulfur subunit — MSSTRRGFLKGILGTGAASAAATTLPGCAPDINPAPVTDVTASDAGTVDILVSRYPDLEPVGGALTVRVPGEQVPLLVVHSKDDGAPDDFSVLSSLCTHVGCPLGFDGKDVICPCHLSRFSATDGSVLQRPATVPLQTFAAEYNPNTGVVRINLRAGQSDFPPAVDGQVVLPFSDFPQLRGLGGSVTGVPSGYGKRIFVFRLQDGSLSAVDSVCTHAFCEVNYREQEADLFCACHASIFTKDGAVTQGPATIPLKKFTVSETGDSVVLTGVA, encoded by the coding sequence GTGAGTTCGACGCGACGAGGATTCCTCAAGGGCATTCTGGGAACAGGCGCGGCGAGCGCGGCGGCCACGACGCTGCCGGGCTGCGCGCCGGACATCAACCCCGCTCCGGTGACGGACGTCACCGCCAGCGACGCGGGAACGGTGGACATCCTGGTGTCGCGCTATCCGGATTTGGAGCCCGTGGGCGGCGCGCTGACGGTGCGCGTCCCGGGTGAGCAGGTGCCGCTGCTGGTGGTGCACTCCAAGGATGACGGCGCGCCGGACGACTTCTCCGTGCTGTCGTCCCTCTGCACGCACGTCGGCTGCCCGCTGGGCTTCGACGGCAAGGACGTCATCTGCCCCTGCCACCTGTCGCGCTTCAGCGCCACGGATGGCTCGGTGCTCCAGCGGCCGGCCACCGTGCCGCTGCAGACCTTCGCGGCCGAGTACAACCCGAACACCGGTGTGGTGCGCATCAACCTGCGCGCGGGCCAGAGCGACTTCCCGCCCGCGGTGGACGGGCAGGTGGTACTGCCGTTCAGCGATTTCCCCCAGCTTCGCGGCCTGGGCGGCTCGGTGACGGGCGTGCCGTCCGGCTACGGCAAGCGCATCTTCGTGTTCCGCTTGCAGGACGGCTCGCTGTCGGCGGTGGACTCGGTGTGCACCCACGCCTTCTGTGAGGTGAACTACCGCGAGCAGGAGGCGGACCTGTTCTGCGCCTGCCACGCGTCCATCTTCACGAAGGACGGCGCGGTGACGCAGGGCCCGGCCACCATCCCCCTCAAGAAGTTCACCGTGTCCGAGACGGGCGACTCCGTGGTCCTCACCGGGGTGGCGTAG
- a CDS encoding YceI family protein — protein sequence MIARRIALIATLVLALPAVAQSQARTYNVKKDASSLTYKLKHKLHEVVGKAPPSDGKARLLPDGTLQVAVRANVKDFDSGNANRDAHMMETTDAAKFPIIDFKGVATGVKTPKSFPAKVPVKVKGQLTFHGVKKTVEIPMTVEFKSEKEAVAEGTFDISLDAYNVERPSLMMVKVDDLLVLEPKLVFEVEGT from the coding sequence GTGATTGCTCGACGAATCGCCCTGATCGCCACCCTGGTGCTCGCGCTGCCCGCAGTCGCGCAGTCGCAGGCCCGCACGTATAACGTCAAGAAGGACGCCAGCTCGCTCACCTACAAGCTGAAGCACAAGCTGCACGAGGTCGTGGGCAAGGCGCCGCCCAGCGACGGCAAGGCCCGCCTGCTGCCGGATGGCACCCTCCAGGTGGCGGTGCGCGCCAACGTGAAGGACTTCGACTCCGGCAACGCCAACCGCGACGCGCACATGATGGAGACCACGGACGCGGCGAAGTTCCCCATCATCGACTTCAAGGGCGTGGCCACGGGCGTGAAGACGCCCAAGAGCTTCCCGGCGAAGGTGCCGGTGAAGGTGAAGGGCCAGCTCACCTTCCACGGTGTGAAGAAGACCGTGGAGATTCCGATGACGGTGGAGTTCAAGTCGGAGAAGGAGGCGGTGGCCGAGGGCACCTTCGACATCAGCCTGGACGCCTACAACGTCGAGCGCCCCTCGCTGATGATGGTGAAGGTGGATGACCTCCTGGTGCTGGAGCCCAAGCTGGTGTTCGAGGTGGAGGGGACGTGA